The Alosa sapidissima isolate fAloSap1 chromosome 5, fAloSap1.pri, whole genome shotgun sequence genome has a window encoding:
- the LOC121708903 gene encoding uncharacterized protein LOC121708903, which yields MDYTKTLCVIWLCILPIFDSKSIPIGMFRTECEDRHFWLAVKSIFLGYKFRFDVEDGHGTHAVTGSWAAECGYTMTLDLSGDLVLRASYLACHVENQADSEFHLLVWFVNQDVNGEETSYPLLLTCPLKEPWSPREIVCEENYMEVSVRKPIPPDQEGTEWMNPAPVGAEEGLSEWRVVFHVPVVSQESGETMAMREETVPVGMAHLLGLHINSTGSRVLLRCPYGARLSYPIQVNGIEMELVSATVLYRHQWTLLRVDTSVACTTRKASLEGTHVMWSFPSVLSPLVQLPVTDREVRVGVEGQYLSSCLAQQWGYQIQEVNGTVEIRVPFGAEGGLLKSHVSNNEYFQSYFLDLFYLHEWKNAQGSLTQQRTFRPVFILRLPRTPRVINSTIVSEGVFSVALGVFPPDVSLVNVTVAGQTVSVSEAGSLGLQLSHIPFPNGTHAYLLQVPFSHPLVSQQYLGDGGRRYSLSVIFSLLVSPEADLYHHPAAVETDLQDVVLPNIEGQCTQRGVELLLHYGNMDTDWAMYIGGQRLDWELVQLAGFSLVAEKDQLSVDVPLYSQGMTYEGLGMEGLLVSAELTLVHPDTGEDITYRQHCVFPVQELLVCLPDGRVVVLIDTLDVFPSIDPKWTSLLNPTCRPLETNKSRALFSFSIETCGTIKTLKDGRRIYYNEVRYTPPYQPHLKPPGSHHLNFRVPVECVHPAKGTHTLSIFHSQSNTTPAAARSRRPRSHRMAGHWKWPFLMGQKKQKDIIESGG from the exons atggattacACAAAAACGCTTTG CGTTATTTGGCTTTGTATATTACCCATTTTTGACTCTAAGAGCATACCCATTG GCATGTTTAGGACCGAATGCGAGGACCGTCACTTCTGGTTGGCAGTCAAATCAATCTTTCTTGGGTACAAGTTTCGGTTTGATGTTGAAG ATGGCCATGGTACCCATGCTGTAACTGGTTCATGGGCTGCTGAGTGTGGTTATACCATGACGCTGGATTTGTCTGGAGACTTGGTTTTACGAGCATCTTACCTGGCCTGCCATGTTGAAAACCAG GCGGACTCTGAATTCCACCTGCTGGTGTGGTTTGTAAATCAGGATGTGAATGGTGAGGAGACCTCTTATCCACTCTTGCTCACCTGCCCTCTGAAAGAGCCCTGGAGCCCCAGAGAGATTGTCTGTGAGGAAAACTACATGGAG GTGTCTGTGCGTAAACCCATTCCCCCTGATCAAGAGGGCACAGAATGGATGAACCCTGCTCCAGTG GGCGCTGAGGAGGGTCTAAGTGAGTGGAGGGTTGTGTTCCATGTGCCCGTGGTCAGTCAGGAGAGCGGAGAGACCATGGCCATGAGGGAGGAGACTGTGCCCGTGGGCATGGCCCACCTGCTGGGACTTCACATCAACAGCACGGGGTCACGCGTGCTCCTGCGGTGCCCCTACGGCGCCAGACTGTCCTACCCCATACAG gTGAATGGGATTGAGATGGAGCTGGTCAGTGCTACTGTGCTGTACAGGCACCAATGGACACTACTCCGAGTGGATACTTCAGTGGCGTGCACCACAC GCAAGGCCTCACTGGAGGGGACACACGTTATGTGGTCTTTCCCCTCGGTCCTGTCTCCTTTGGTGCAGCTCCCAGTCACAGACAGAGAGGTGCGAGTTGGTGTGGAGGGCCAGTACCTCAGCAGCTGCCTGGCCCAGCAGTGGGGCTATCAGATCCAGGAAGTGAATGGAACAGTGGAAATAAGGGTCCCGTTTGGTGCCGAAGGAGGATTGTTGAAG AGCCATGTGAGTAACAATGAATACTTCCAGTCCTACTTCCTGGACCTGTTCTACCTGCACGAGTGGAAGAACGCCCAGGGGTCCCTGACACAGCAGCGCACCTTTAGGCCAGTGTTCATCCTACGCCTGCCTCGGACACCCAGAGTCATCAACA GTACCATCGTCTCTGAGGGTGTGTTCTCCGTGGCTCTGGGTGTGTTCCCACCCGACGTGTCCCTGGTCAACGTCACTGTAGCGGGACAGACCGTGTCCGTGTCTGAAGCAGGTAGCCTGGGACTCCAGCTCTCTCACATCCCTTTCCCGAATGGAACTCACGCCTACTTACTGCAGGTCCCCTTCTCCCACCCTCTCGTCTCCCAGCAG TATTTGGGCGATGGGGGCAGGAGGTATTCGCTCTCGGTGATCTTCTCCCTGCTGGTGTCACCTGAGGCTGACCTGTATCACCATCCTGCAGCAGTGGAGACTGACCTGCAGGATGTGG TGTTGCCCAACATAGAAGGACAATGCACACAGCGGGGAGTGGAGTTGCTGTTGCATTATGGGAACATGGACACAGACTGGGCAATGTATATCGGGGGACAGAGGCTGGACTGGGAGCTAGTGCAGCTAGCAGGCTTCAGCTTAGTGGCAGAGAAAGATCAGCTCAGTGTGGATGTGCCCCTGTATAGTCAAGGGATGACCTATGAG GGTCTTGGGATGGAGGGTTTGTTGGTCAGTGCGGAGCTGACTCTAGTGCACCCTGACACAGGAGAGGACATCACTTACAGACAACACTGTGTTTTCCCTGTGCAGGAGTTGCTGg TTTGTTTGCCAGATGGAAGGGTAGTGGTTTTGATTGACACATTAGATGTGTTCCCATCCATTGACCCTAAATGGACCTCACTTCTGAACCCAACCTGCCGACCCCTGGAGACTAACAAGAGCCGAGCTTTATTTAGCTTCAGCATAGAAACCTGTGGCACCATCAAAACT CTGAAAGATGGCCGGAGGATCTACTACAATGAAGTGAGATACACGCCGCCATATCAGCCTCATCTGAAGCCTCCTGGCAGCCACCACCTCAACTTCAG GGTCCCTGTTGAATGTGTTCATCCTgccaaaggcacacacaccctgagcaTCTTCCATTCTCAGAGCAACACTACTCCTGCAGCCGCCCGCTCCAGGAGGCCTCGCTCACACCGCATGGCTGGGCACTGGAAATGGCCCTTCCTCATGG GACAAAAAAAGCAAAAGGACATTATTGAAAGTGGTGGATGA